One window of Methanothermobacter tenebrarum genomic DNA carries:
- a CDS encoding helix-turn-helix domain-containing protein, whose protein sequence is MAKTTIGEKIKKLRKDKEISLKELSKNSGVKEDLIKDIEEGEIIPSLAPLIKISRSLGVRLGTLLDDTIEEGPVIVREGKAGKIIHFSGQEDETSESHLDFYSLAAGKVDRHMEPFIVQVEAHKDKFKLSSHEGEEFIYVLEGEIEILYGKEKYHLKEGDSIYYDSIVPHHLHTKDNKPAKILAVVYTPF, encoded by the coding sequence ATAGCCAAAACCACCATTGGTGAAAAGATAAAAAAGCTTAGAAAGGACAAAGAGATAAGCCTTAAAGAACTTTCCAAGAATAGTGGGGTTAAAGAGGATCTTATAAAGGATATAGAAGAGGGTGAGATCATACCATCACTCGCCCCCCTCATCAAAATCTCAAGATCCCTCGGGGTCAGACTAGGAACACTATTAGATGATACAATAGAAGAGGGGCCAGTTATCGTAAGGGAGGGAAAAGCCGGGAAAATCATACACTTTTCTGGTCAAGAGGATGAGACCAGTGAAAGCCACCTTGACTTTTATTCACTCGCAGCCGGGAAAGTTGACAGGCACATGGAACCATTCATAGTCCAAGTTGAAGCACACAAGGATAAATTCAAACTCTCATCACATGAAGGCGAAGAATTCATATACGTACTCGAAGGAGAAATCGAAATATTATATGGTAAGGAAAAATATCACCTCAAAGAAGGGGACAGCATCTACTATGATTCCATAGTCCCCCATCATCTACATACAAAAGACAATAAACCAGCAAAGATACTAGCAGTAGTCTACACACCATTCTAA
- a CDS encoding AMP-binding protein, producing the protein MVFTEDTIGEFLEKQVQKYPNKEFIVYPDRDLRFTYNEFNERVNLLAKGLLAIGLKKGDHLGIWATNVPDWLTFLFATAKIGVVLVTINTAYKSHELEYVMKQSDMKAIAIIDGFRDVDYIRTIYQLVPELKSHERGNLKSRKFPHLKSVIYIGAAKHRGMYNIHELMLLGKHIPDSELEEVKKTLNNNDVINMQYTSGTTGFPKGVMLTHRNILNNGYYIGERQKFTEEDRLCLPVPLFHCFGIVLGVLAILTHAGTLVILEEFDPLLVLAAVEKEKCTALYGVPTMFIAEFTHPMFDMFDLSSLRTGIMAGSPCPIEAMKRVINDMHMKEITIVYGLTEASPGITQSSVDDPIEKRVETVGKPLPHIEVKLVDPETGEEVGPGQIGEICCRGYNVMKGYYKMPEMTKEVIDEDGWLHSGDLAVMDEDGYYSIVGRIKDMIIRGGENIYPREIEEFLHTMPGIKDVQVVGIPDEKYGEIVGAFVIKEENADIKEEDVRDYAIERIARYKVPKHVFFVDEFPLTASGKVQKFKLREMAIKLLKKRENDNIK; encoded by the coding sequence ATGGTTTTCACAGAAGATACAATCGGCGAATTCCTAGAAAAACAAGTACAAAAGTACCCCAACAAGGAATTTATAGTCTACCCTGATCGAGATCTGAGATTCACCTATAATGAATTCAATGAAAGAGTTAACCTATTAGCGAAGGGGCTTTTAGCCATAGGCCTCAAAAAAGGTGACCATCTAGGTATTTGGGCGACTAACGTGCCTGACTGGTTAACCTTCCTCTTCGCCACGGCAAAGATAGGAGTCGTGCTCGTCACAATAAACACAGCCTACAAGAGCCATGAACTAGAATATGTGATGAAACAATCTGATATGAAAGCTATAGCCATCATAGACGGCTTCCGCGACGTTGATTATATAAGGACCATCTACCAGCTCGTACCCGAACTTAAAAGTCATGAAAGGGGCAACCTTAAAAGTAGGAAATTCCCCCATCTTAAAAGTGTCATCTATATCGGGGCCGCCAAGCATCGTGGAATGTATAACATACATGAATTGATGCTACTCGGCAAACACATCCCAGATAGTGAACTCGAAGAAGTGAAAAAAACCCTCAACAACAACGATGTTATAAATATGCAATATACCTCCGGTACAACAGGATTCCCAAAGGGCGTGATGCTAACACACCGCAACATCCTCAACAACGGCTACTATATTGGTGAAAGGCAAAAATTCACAGAAGAGGACAGACTATGCCTCCCAGTGCCGCTCTTCCATTGCTTTGGGATAGTGCTCGGCGTACTCGCCATCTTAACCCATGCCGGGACCCTCGTAATCCTAGAAGAATTTGATCCACTACTAGTATTGGCTGCAGTTGAAAAAGAAAAATGCACAGCACTTTACGGCGTCCCCACAATGTTCATAGCAGAATTCACACATCCAATGTTCGACATGTTCGATCTTTCTTCCCTCAGAACAGGGATCATGGCAGGATCCCCCTGCCCCATCGAGGCCATGAAACGTGTTATCAATGACATGCACATGAAGGAGATTACCATAGTCTATGGGCTTACAGAAGCATCCCCAGGTATTACACAAAGCAGCGTGGATGATCCCATAGAAAAGAGGGTTGAAACCGTTGGGAAACCACTCCCACACATCGAAGTCAAATTAGTGGATCCTGAAACAGGCGAAGAAGTTGGACCAGGACAGATAGGTGAAATATGTTGCAGAGGATACAATGTGATGAAAGGCTATTATAAGATGCCTGAGATGACAAAGGAAGTCATAGATGAGGATGGTTGGCTGCACAGTGGCGATTTAGCCGTCATGGACGAAGACGGCTATTATTCTATTGTTGGACGTATCAAGGACATGATCATAAGAGGCGGTGAAAACATTTACCCAAGGGAGATCGAAGAGTTCCTACACACCATGCCAGGGATCAAAGACGTTCAAGTGGTGGGAATACCAGATGAAAAATATGGTGAGATCGTCGGAGCCTTCGTCATAAAAGAGGAAAACGCCGACATAAAAGAGGAGGATGTTAGAGATTACGCTATAGAGAGGATAGCCCGTTACAAGGTGCCAAAACACGTTTTCTTCGTGGATGAGTTCCCATTAACAGCCAGTGGCAAAGTTCAAAAATTCAAATTACGAGAAATGGCAATCAAACTACTAAAGAAGAGAGAAAATGATAATATTAAATAG
- a CDS encoding helix-turn-helix domain-containing protein, producing the protein MCGEQRVLGCKFRLYPSKTVEAKLLQDLDLCRWLYNRPLQEKGQGRRAGTNFL; encoded by the coding sequence GTGTGTGGGGAGCAAAGAGTGCTCGGCTGCAAATTTCGTCTTTACCCGTCTAAAACAGTTGAAGCTAAACTACTCCAGGATCTTGACCTTTGCAGGTGGCTCTACAACCGCCCACTCCAAGAAAAAGGCCAGGGCAGAAGGGCGGGAACTAACTTTTTATGA
- a CDS encoding DJ-1/PfpI family protein — MRKVYFIILVAVFAVLAILAFHMTSEKPLTDKRVAIIIFDRYNPIELEAANKISGNCTIIAADRINRDYDIYIGDMNPKDIGQYDALILIGGSGVYDRVTGKIDDPNMERVIEIVKEANRQGKIIGAICAAPAILAKAGILNGKEATIYPGLEYILNENGAKYVKRDVVVSGNIITAKNPNVADEFAKTIAERLGE; from the coding sequence ATGCGGAAGGTATACTTTATAATACTTGTCGCGGTCTTTGCGGTCCTGGCCATTCTAGCATTTCACATGACCAGTGAGAAACCCTTAACTGATAAGCGCGTTGCTATTATAATATTTGACAGGTACAATCCCATAGAATTAGAGGCTGCCAATAAGATAAGCGGAAATTGTACTATCATAGCCGCTGACAGGATAAACAGAGATTATGACATTTACATAGGAGATATGAACCCAAAGGATATTGGCCAATATGATGCTCTAATACTCATTGGTGGAAGCGGAGTATATGATAGGGTGACAGGGAAAATAGATGATCCAAACATGGAAAGGGTCATTGAAATCGTTAAGGAAGCCAATAGGCAGGGTAAGATTATAGGTGCAATCTGCGCAGCCCCGGCAATACTAGCAAAAGCAGGGATACTTAATGGTAAAGAAGCCACAATATACCCCGGCCTTGAATATATATTAAATGAAAATGGGGCTAAATATGTGAAGAGGGATGTTGTGGTCTCTGGGAATATAATAACTGCTAAGAATCCTAATGTGGCTGATGAATTCGCAAAGACAATAGCCGAAAGACTCGGAGAATAG
- a CDS encoding DEAD/DEAH box helicase — translation MIILNRKKRIVELLPIGKAKGALNSRRRPLFQGYIRLTKTAKGPRIKRFIIKKGKKEKPTPPAEAIKLLRKQLIFLPGKDEEIEEFLKSLNIKNRYARICHHCLLEGYVTIIKRGFKYHNQWICKQCADEVIKREIKYNRMDKKTFKNFKRLLQRTQDLEKVLKVFEPRFDPLNEPNLTLYDKIISSEDEKNPISVDELQIPPKFKSILKKHGNRQLLPVQRLAIEEGLLEDENLLIVSATASGKTLIGELAGIPKALRGKRFLFLTPLVALANQKYHDFKSKYSKIGLKTAIKVGMNRVKAKGELVIPDTDIKGADIIVGTYEGIDFILRSDKANILKEPGTVVIDEIHTLDDEDRGPRLNGMISRLKRIFPKTQIIALSATIDNPEEIASTFNLKLIEYDKRPVPLERHLTFPRNEEEKKDLITRLTTREFKNISKKGFHGQTIIFTNSRRKTRLIADYLQRRGIKAEAYHAGLPYRQRRKIEEKFASQQLAAVVTTAALAAGVDFPASQVIFETLLMGNRWITPNEFSQMLGRAGRPLYHDRGIVYLLPEVGMSFDGETEESKAIELLETGLDPVNAHYTKEDAMEQLLADISSGAIKNIKDLEKDPRWPISPEEALEILESYDLIMEADGRLEVTDYGMAVSKSFLKCEEADYIRENLDDMDPLTITLSMEPFENAYLSNRLHNQLTHRLKVKFSNKLFADSTLDIISNGDNIIKLDEKFQEALLNIQIDFLSCECKERPFCDCIQDKLSEYIVKMRLRGKDPADISRLLLKKYQIQAYSGDIFNWLDSILRILESIKRIASASKKHDKVKESSRILQAIETGEKIPQ, via the coding sequence ATGATAATATTAAATAGGAAAAAAAGGATAGTCGAATTACTACCCATAGGAAAAGCCAAAGGAGCTTTAAATTCTCGCAGAAGACCATTATTCCAAGGTTACATTCGCCTAACAAAAACAGCCAAGGGGCCCAGGATAAAACGCTTCATCATAAAAAAGGGAAAAAAAGAAAAACCAACACCCCCAGCAGAGGCTATAAAACTTCTCAGAAAACAGCTAATATTCCTCCCAGGGAAAGACGAAGAAATAGAAGAATTCCTAAAATCCCTCAATATTAAAAACCGTTATGCCAGGATATGCCACCATTGCCTCCTTGAAGGGTACGTTACAATCATCAAAAGAGGATTCAAATACCATAACCAGTGGATATGCAAACAATGCGCCGATGAAGTGATAAAAAGAGAAATCAAATATAATAGGATGGACAAGAAAACATTCAAAAACTTCAAAAGACTCCTCCAGAGGACACAGGACCTGGAAAAAGTCCTAAAGGTTTTCGAACCCCGCTTCGACCCCCTAAACGAGCCCAACCTAACATTATATGATAAGATAATATCATCAGAGGACGAAAAAAACCCAATTTCTGTAGACGAACTACAAATACCCCCCAAATTTAAATCCATATTAAAAAAGCATGGTAACAGGCAACTTTTACCCGTGCAAAGACTCGCAATAGAAGAAGGCCTCCTAGAAGACGAAAACCTACTAATAGTATCAGCCACCGCAAGTGGAAAAACCCTAATAGGAGAACTGGCAGGAATACCCAAAGCCCTAAGGGGTAAAAGGTTCCTATTTCTAACACCCCTAGTAGCCCTCGCAAACCAAAAATACCACGACTTCAAATCCAAATACTCCAAGATAGGCCTTAAAACAGCCATAAAAGTTGGAATGAACAGGGTGAAGGCCAAGGGAGAACTCGTAATACCAGACACCGACATCAAAGGCGCTGATATAATCGTGGGCACATACGAGGGTATAGACTTCATACTAAGATCTGACAAAGCTAATATACTAAAAGAGCCCGGTACCGTGGTCATCGATGAAATACACACACTAGATGATGAGGATAGAGGTCCAAGATTAAATGGTATGATATCAAGGTTAAAGAGGATATTCCCAAAAACCCAAATCATCGCATTATCAGCCACCATCGACAACCCAGAAGAGATAGCATCAACATTCAATCTAAAATTAATTGAATATGATAAAAGACCCGTCCCATTAGAGAGACACCTCACATTCCCAAGAAACGAAGAAGAAAAAAAAGATCTCATCACAAGATTAACCACCAGAGAATTTAAAAACATTTCAAAGAAAGGATTCCATGGTCAGACCATAATCTTCACAAATTCCAGGAGAAAGACAAGACTAATCGCAGATTACCTCCAAAGAAGAGGGATCAAGGCAGAAGCATACCATGCAGGGTTACCCTACCGGCAAAGAAGAAAAATCGAAGAAAAATTCGCATCCCAACAATTAGCAGCGGTAGTCACAACAGCCGCACTAGCAGCAGGTGTTGACTTCCCAGCATCACAAGTAATATTTGAAACACTACTCATGGGTAACAGGTGGATAACCCCCAACGAGTTCTCCCAAATGCTTGGAAGAGCCGGAAGACCCTTATACCATGACAGGGGCATAGTATACCTACTACCAGAAGTGGGAATGTCATTTGATGGGGAAACTGAAGAATCAAAGGCCATAGAATTACTCGAGACGGGCCTAGATCCCGTTAACGCCCATTACACCAAAGAGGATGCCATGGAACAATTATTAGCTGATATAAGTTCAGGGGCTATTAAAAACATCAAAGATCTTGAAAAGGACCCAAGATGGCCTATCAGCCCAGAAGAGGCCCTGGAAATTCTGGAATCATATGATCTCATAATGGAAGCTGATGGAAGATTAGAGGTTACAGACTACGGGATGGCGGTCTCCAAATCTTTCTTAAAATGTGAAGAAGCCGATTATATAAGAGAAAACCTGGATGATATGGATCCCCTTACAATAACCCTTTCCATGGAACCCTTTGAGAATGCTTACCTTTCAAATCGCTTACACAACCAATTAACCCACAGGTTAAAGGTTAAATTTTCAAATAAACTATTCGCAGATTCAACATTAGACATAATCTCCAATGGCGACAACATCATAAAACTAGATGAAAAATTCCAAGAGGCCCTCCTCAATATCCAAATTGACTTCCTATCCTGTGAATGTAAAGAAAGACCATTCTGTGATTGCATACAAGACAAACTTTCAGAATATATTGTTAAAATGAGACTAAGAGGGAAAGACCCCGCTGACATAAGCAGGCTACTCCTTAAAAAATACCAAATCCAAGCATACTCTGGTGATATATTCAACTGGCTCGACTCAATACTAAGAATACTCGAAAGTATAAAGAGGATAGCATCAGCATCCAAAAAACATGATAAAGTGAAAGAATCTTCCAGGATATTACAGGCGATTGAAACAGGTGAAAAAATTCCACAATAA
- a CDS encoding thermonuclease family protein: MASKKDNNILAALIGVCCLGILILVIIGSLLPDSTDTEENITFNVDENETTPPANNSEQNTYETSGYCYHVVDGDTIDVEGVGRIRLVGVNTPERGQPGYQEAKDFVEEMCLGKTVYLDIDDAENYDKYGRVLAVVYVDGMNLNRELLRRGYAEIMYIPPSEFDPYTWI; the protein is encoded by the coding sequence ATGGCATCCAAAAAGGACAATAATATACTAGCCGCGCTAATTGGAGTATGTTGCCTTGGGATTCTAATATTGGTCATTATCGGGAGCCTGTTACCCGATTCAACAGATACTGAGGAGAACATCACCTTTAACGTTGATGAGAATGAAACCACCCCACCTGCTAATAATAGTGAACAGAACACATATGAGACGAGTGGCTACTGTTATCATGTAGTGGATGGTGATACAATAGATGTTGAAGGCGTTGGACGCATACGCCTCGTTGGCGTTAACACTCCGGAACGTGGACAGCCGGGATACCAAGAAGCAAAGGATTTTGTAGAGGAAATGTGCCTAGGTAAAACAGTCTACCTAGACATTGATGATGCTGAAAATTATGACAAATATGGTCGAGTACTTGCTGTAGTCTACGTGGATGGTATGAACTTAAACAGAGAATTGCTCAGAAGAGGATATGCCGAGATAATGTACATACCACCCTCAGAATTCGACCCATACACTTGGATCTAA
- a CDS encoding transposase has translation MLAYKAENAGKRAVKVNPKGTSKGLTPNNPYQDPHIRHQNTRLGAGTAPKPAKNPLLSIPCFGRGCWASFIIETGNPSHHGGVVHQ, from the coding sequence ATGCTCGCTTACAAAGCTGAAAACGCTGGTAAACGAGCAGTGAAAGTAAACCCAAAGGGCACAAGCAAAGGACTAACCCCCAATAACCCATACCAAGACCCACATATCCGCCACCAGAATACTCGACTCGGGGCTGGGACAGCCCCCAAGCCCGCGAAAAACCCCCTACTCAGCATCCCCTGCTTCGGTCGTGGTTGCTGGGCAAGTTTCATCATTGAAACAGGAAATCCCTCCCATCATGGAGGGGTAGTTCACCAATAG